One segment of Ziziphus jujuba cultivar Dongzao chromosome 12, ASM3175591v1 DNA contains the following:
- the LOC107413344 gene encoding receptor protein kinase-like protein ZAR1 yields MFALVCLVLLLCNSHGLVGSLNDEGYALLSFKQSIVQDPEMSLSNWNSSDENPCTWNGVTCKELRVVSVSIPKKKLFGFLPSSLGSLSQLRHLNLRNNKLYGSLPDELFRVQGLQSLVLYGNSLSGSVSNEIGKLAYLQTLDLSQNSFNGSIPSSVVQCKRLKTLVLSENHFTGSLPDEFGNAFASLQKLDLSYNKFNGSIPGDIGNLSSLEGTVDLSHNLFSGSIPASLGNLPEKVYIDLTYNNLSGPIPQNGALMNRGPTAFLGNPGLCGPPLKNPCSAETPGANSPSSFPYFPDNHPPRDSDDNAEKNKARGLSKSSVIVIVVSDIVGICLVGLLFSYCYTRLFACGSHKDEHGYGIEKGGKGRKECLCFRKDESETLSENVEQYDLVPLDPQVAFDLDELLKASAFVLGKSGIGIVYKVVLEDGFTVAVRRLGEGGSQRFKEFQTEVEAIGKLRHPNIVTLRAYYWSVDEKLLIYDYIPNGSLSAAIHGKPGMITFTPLPWSVRLKIMKGIARGLVYLHEFSPKKYVHGDLKPNNILLGQNMEPQISDFGLGRLANIAGGSPTLQSNRMTIEKPQERQQKTAPSEATTVSSSANLGSCYQAPEALKVVKPSQKWDVYSYGVTLLEMITGRLPLVQVGSTEMDLVSWIQLCIEEKKPLSDVLDPYLVQDADKEEEIIAVMKIAMACIHSSPERRPSMRHVTDALDRLAISAD; encoded by the exons ATGTTTGCTTTGGTTTGTCTGGTTTTGCTTCTCTGCAACTCTCATGGACTAGTGGGTTCTCTGAATGATGAAGGCTATGCGCTTTTATCATTCAAGCAGTCCATTGTTCAAGACCCAGAAATGTCTCTGAGTAACTGGAACTCTTCCGATGAGAATCCTTGTACATGGAATGGGGTTACATGCAAGGAACTTAGAGTTGTCTCTGTTAGCATTCCAAAGAAGAAACTTTTTGggtttcttccttcttctcttggctctctctctcagcTCCGCCATCTAAATTTAAGGAACAATAAGTTGTATGGAAGCTTGCCAGATGAGCTCTTTCGAGTTCAGGGGTTGCAAAGTTTGGTTCTTTATGGAAATTCCTTGTCTGGGTCTGTGTCGAATGAGATTGGGAAGCTTGCTTACCTTCAAACTTTAGATTTATCACAAAATTCGTTCAATGGGTCAATACCCTCTTCGGTTGTTCAATGCAAAAGACTTAAAACCCTTGTTCTCAGTGAGAATCATTTCACTGGTTCTCTGCCAGATGAATTTGGGAATGCTTTTGCTTCTCTGCAAAAACTTGACCTTTCGTACAATAAATTCAATGGGTCAATTCCTGGTGATATTGGGAATTTGTCTAGCTTGGAAGGCACTGTTGATTTGTCTCATAATCTTTTCTCTGGTTCAATCCCAGCTAGCCTTGGAAACCTTCCTGAGAAGGTTTATATTGATCTAACTTATAACAATTTAAGTGGTCCAATACCCCAAAATGGTGCTCTGATGAACAGAGGACCAACTGCTTTTCTTGGGAATCCTGGACTTTGTGGCCCTCCATTGAAGAACCCATGCTCGGCAGAAACTCCGGGTGCAAATTCTCCTTCCTCGTTTCCATATTTTCCAGATAATCACCCACCTCGGGATTCCGATGATAATGCTGAAAAGAATAAAGCAAGAGGGCTGAGTAAGAGTTCTGTGATTGTGATTGTAGTGAGTGATATAGTTGGTATTTGCCTTGTTGGGCTGCTTTTCTCGTACTGTTATACAAGGCTTTTTGCTTGTGGTAGTCATAAGGATGAACATGGTTATGGCATTGAGAAGGGAGGGAAGGGAAGGAAGGAGTGTTTATGCTTCAGGAAAGATGAATCTGAGACGCTATCAGAAAATGTTGAACAGTATGATCTTGTGCCATTGGATCCACAAGTGGCATTTGATCTTGATGAGCTTCTCAAGGCATCGGCTTTTGTTCTTGGTAAAAGTGGAATTGGTATTGTTTACAAAGTTGTACTTGAAGATGGGTTTACCGTAGCTGTGAGAAGATTGGGTGAAGGAGGCTCTCAAAGGttcaaagaatttcaaacaGAAGTGGAAGCAATTGGGAAGCTAAGGCATCCTAATATTGTAACTCTAAGAGCTTACTACTGGTCTGTTGATGAGAAGCTGCTCATATATGACTATATACCTAATGGAAGCCTCTCCGCTGCAATTCATG GGAAGCCTGGAATGATAACCTTTACACCACTACCATGGTCTGTTAGGTTAAAAATCATGAAAGGAATTGCAAGAGGTTTGGTCTATCTGCATGAGTTTAGCCCTAAAAAATACGTCCATGGTGATTTGAAGCCCAATAACATACTGCTTGGACAGAACATGGAACCTCAAATTTCTGATTTTGGCCTTGGTCGCCTTGCTAACATTGCTGGAGGATCCCCGACCCTGCAATCTAATAGAATGACCATAGAAAAACCACAAGAGAGGCAGCAAAAGACTGCACCTTCTGAAGCTACCACTGTTTCTTCATCTGCTAATTTGGGATCTTGTTATCAGGCCCCAGAAGCACTGAAAGTAGTGAAACCATCACAGAAGTGGGATGTTTATTCATATGGGGTAACCTTACTAGAAATGATTACCGGAAGGTTGCCACTAGTCCAAGTGGGTTCAACAGAAATGGATCTTGTTAGTTGGATTCAACTCTGCATTGAAGAAAAGAAGCCTTTGTCAGATGTTTTAGACCCATATTTAGTTCAAGATGCAGATAAGGAAGAGGAAATTATTGCGGTCATGAAGATTGCAATGGCTTGCATTCATAGCAGCCCTGAAAGAAGACCATCTATGAGGCATGTAACTGATGCTTTGGACAGGTTAGCAATATCCGCTGACTGA